TATATGCCGGCCCTGTTATGTATATGAGTCGGTTTATGTATATGAGTcggttttgttatgtatatgctggtcttgtcatacttgttatgtatatgtcggacttgtcatacttgttatgtatatgaatcgaccttgttatgtatatgtcggccttgtCATATATAAAAGTTTCTATGTATGTCGgcctttgttatgtatatgaatcgggagagagagtaaagtaattaagaaagtgaatgtaaataataataaggttggaatttatgttatttttattataaaaaaaaatgacaccATTAAATTCTAGAGAAAACAAGTTACTTTTCTCTAGAGTCAATAACTTTTCATTgtatatttaactatttttatattaatttgagATCGCTATAGAAATTCATGAACTTCAAATCTTGAATTCATCTATATTTAACCAGATTACATATGAATaatattttctacttatttgacgaacaacaataataaatatttttcataaaaaatattttctttcgtATCAAACACACCCTTAGAGGTCTCAATGAAACCATCAACATGTAATGaatgaaaataaatcaaaaaaagcATATAGGCGGTTGGACGGCGCCAATCATTTGCCGGAGTCTACTCAAAATAGGCCCCGTGGTCGGCATATAAACTAACGCAATACTACTATTTTTTTCCCAGCCCACTATGATATATAAAGAGAGATTATTGTAACTATGAGAAGCATCAAGTTTTAAGCAAAACTAAATTGTCAAGTGACTTTAATTGAGCTTCTTTTAATTTAGACACATTATTCTTTAGTGAGAGccaaaaagaaaaatggtgaagaTTGCCTTTGGTAGCATTGGTGACTCTTTTAGTGTTGGGTCATTGAAGGCCTACTTAGCTGAGTTTATTGCTACTCTACTCTTTGTATTTGCTGGTGTTGGATCTGCTATAGCTTATAGTAAGTGACATTTCTCTAATGAAACTCACATATTACAATAACTATACAAATAGTTGGTCGGATTTGCTATTTGCATTTCTTAGCAGAAATACATGGATTAGATATTGACTAtacatatactccctccgtttaaaaaagaatgacctactttgacttgacacaaagtttaagaaaataaagaagacttttgaatcttgtggccttaaattaaaattgtgtcaaaCGTATCAAAatgtcctaaacatgccatgtggaaagttgaaattaaagtattgtcaaaaaagcaaagaggtcatttttttttaaacggactaaaaagatcattcttttttaaacggaggaagtattatacagttatacatatatattgtgtCCACTGAATATGTTTAAGCTTTAACTTAAGCATTTGGATGGGCGATTATCTAGGTTAATTGAATTAAACTAGCACTACATAATAAAAATAGCAATTGATTGAATTACGCTCCCATTTACGTGGGTTTAGAAAAAGAGCCTTACCATATTGAGTCTGTATTATATGTAACATTACCTTGTATTTCATAAAAGACTTTTTTCACGATTTCAACGTTTTACAGTTTATATCAAGATATATAGTAGTACTAATGTAATTGCTTTTTgcagataagttgacttcaaatGCAGCACTTGATCCAGCTGGTCTAGTAGCAGTGGCTGTGGCTCATGCATTTGCATTGTTTGTTGGGGTCGCCATGGCAGCCAATATCTCAGGTGGTCACTTGAACCCAGCTGTCACTTTTGGATTGGCTGTAGGTGGAAACATCACCATCTTGACTGGCCTTTTCTACTGGATTGCCCAATTGCTTGGCTCCACAGTTGCTTGCCTACTCCTTAAATTTGTTACTAATGGTTTGGTAAGTTGTTCATTATTACTAATTATTAATTGAAATCCTATTACAAGTGATTACAAGCATTGTTTGGTCTCTATGCATTTGGTAAATACTGAAAGtagtaaaaatcaaaatcatccaaaaaatcaTAAGTTGTTCACTTCTACTGTGATTTTACAACTTATAAGTAGTATCAGTTTGATCAAACTTTTTACATTTTATATATCCAGAATATCTTTTGTAACCTCTGAAATACTCtttctaaaacataaattttgattatttatgtaatttatttccgtcatccatcttttttatgtaaaaatacttttagatttataaatttttggtaaATAACTTCAGCAACATTTCAGTCATTTTAACAAAAGAATAAAGTGTTGAGCACATCACCATTCACCACCAAACACATATAACAACTTATTATTAATTTCAACACTTATTACACATATATAACTGATTATTTATAAAATCAACTCCAACGTCTAAAAGTACTTTTTAGCAGTCATGTGTATCACCATCATCAGTTACTTCTAATCAGCTAATCCAAACGGACTCATTATGCGATTTTGGCAGGCTGTTCCAACTCATGGAGTTGCTGCTGGGCTCAGTGGAATCGAGGGAGTGGTTATGGAGATAGTCACCACCTTTGCACTTGTCTACACTGTCTATGCCACAGCAGCTGACCCCAAAAAGGGCTCACTAGGAACCATTGCACCCATTGCAATTGGGTTCATTGTTGGGGCCAACATTTTGGCAGCAGGCCCATTCAGTGGTGGGTCAATGAACCCAGCTCGATCATTTGGGCCTGCTGTAGTTGCAGGAGACTTTTCTCAGAACTGGATTTACTGGGTTGGCCCACTCATTGGTGGAGGATTGGCCGGGTTTATTTATGGAGATGTCTTTATTGGATCACACACCCCACTTCCAACCTCAGAAGACTATGCTTAGAAAAAGAAGGCCGGACTCCGAGTTGAAAGACAAGCTGACAATTTGTAAAGTCAAGATCAACGGGAACATCCGCCCGAGCAAGTCTTCAATGTTTATTTGTGTGTTTTCAAATGCAATGTTGATTTTACTTTAAGCTTTGTATATTATGTCATGCAAGAAGTTTGTTTCTAATGAAATATCATGTATGGTTTATTTTGAGGACTAAGGGTACTTCAAAACTATTTGTGTGTAACAAAGCTAAGTAACCTGAAAATCACAGTAACCACCTAAATATTTGCTCATAAGCAGCCTAGTTATGCAAATGGAGAAAAAAGAAAGTAAACTTCTAAAGGATCACTTCATACCAATCTTCATCTTACCATAGTCAGAAAAATCGAAGCATTAGCCTAAATAGGCGCCCACCCAGTTGCTTAAACAAAAAATAGTCGGAGAatgtataatatttatatataattcatcTAGAATATTTGTATACCATATATAATCGGTGTAATCTATTTATACCAACTAGGTAAAGTAAACAATGAGTCCAACTAGCTATTTGTGTAAAGATCTAAAATTTTCTACACCCATTGAAGAAAGTATGATGTTAAGATGATTAGAAGAACCTgtcattttctcttctttttcttttcccctTGAACAATTCCTTTACCCGTGCAGTATTGTACAAACCAGTCAATTCTTCAGTTTTGTTTAATAGTGTGTTTGTATAAATTAGTCATATAACGATATACTAGAGTTACAACACAAATATACAGACTATCCTGTATGACAGACTAAATGTTGAGAGAATTATGCTGATAGCCTCATTCCCTCTTCAGTTATACTTAAAATACAACAGTCTTGTCTTTCTCATATGGTAAAACGCGCAGCTCACAATATGATTTAATTGCCTTTACTAGACACTGTTTCTCAAGATCCTCAGACTTCTGAGTAAAGCTTCGCAAATTGTCTCTATGGGAAACTCTTTCAACCTGAAAGAGGAAAGGTTATTGCTATAAAAACTTGATGTTGAAATTCTAAAACCATAACATGGATATCTTGGGGGCGATATGCTAAGATGGGAAGGGGATACAAGTAGATAGATTTGTATATTTTCGACTTATAAATGAACTTCCTTAATAATTTTGTTCTTTTGCATCATATTCCTTCAAGCCAACCAACCTCTTTGGTCTTGTATAACATTCAACAGGACAATTGTtggattcaaattcaaaatatcgAAGAGCATGCATATCAAACAAGCATGTCTTGATAACATGACGACGTAATGATGCATAAATTTTGATTGTTGGCATATAATTAGCGTCATGAAGCAGTACggaatcaaaagaaagaaaaagctaGTTAGGACTACTATTTGCACAATGACAAGAAGACAGAA
The Capsicum annuum cultivar UCD-10X-F1 chromosome 6, UCD10Xv1.1, whole genome shotgun sequence DNA segment above includes these coding regions:
- the LOC107872944 gene encoding probable aquaporin TIP-type RB7-5A isoform X2 is translated as MGDYLDKLTSNAALDPAGLVAVAVAHAFALFVGVAMAANISGGHLNPAVTFGLAVGGNITILTGLFYWIAQLLGSTVACLLLKFVTNGLAVPTHGVAAGLSGIEGVVMEIVTTFALVYTVYATAADPKKGSLGTIAPIAIGFIVGANILAAGPFSGGSMNPARSFGPAVVAGDFSQNWIYWVGPLIGGGLAGFIYGDVFIGSHTPLPTSEDYA
- the LOC107872944 gene encoding probable aquaporin TIP-type RB7-5A isoform X1; translated protein: MVKIAFGSIGDSFSVGSLKAYLAEFIATLLFVFAGVGSAIAYNKLTSNAALDPAGLVAVAVAHAFALFVGVAMAANISGGHLNPAVTFGLAVGGNITILTGLFYWIAQLLGSTVACLLLKFVTNGLAVPTHGVAAGLSGIEGVVMEIVTTFALVYTVYATAADPKKGSLGTIAPIAIGFIVGANILAAGPFSGGSMNPARSFGPAVVAGDFSQNWIYWVGPLIGGGLAGFIYGDVFIGSHTPLPTSEDYA